One window of Medicago truncatula cultivar Jemalong A17 chromosome 2, MtrunA17r5.0-ANR, whole genome shotgun sequence genomic DNA carries:
- the LOC25488361 gene encoding heparanase-like protein 3, which yields MGSWIQILSIYYLAWFSFFVVNTVSDESGYDEDVKKGNVVIDGSSVIGNIDDDFICATLDWWPPQKCDYGTCSWGLASLLNLDLNNKIFLNAVKAFSPLKLRLGGSLQDLLVYGTDDYNKPCTPFVRNASEMFGFSQGCLPMPRWDELNHFFQKAGAKIIFGLNALYGKSVHRGHTEGPWNYTNAESFIQYTVGKNYDIHGWELGNELSGGGVGTSVSVDQYAYDVIALRDVVYNAYKDVEPKPLVIAPGGFFDATWFKDFISKSNKSVDVVTHHIYSLGPGVDTHLVEKILNPSYLDRDKTTFKGLKNVLESTGTSATAWVGESGGAYNSGHHLVSDAFVYSFWYLDQLGMSASYDTKTYCRQSLIGGNYGLLNTTNFLPNPDYYSALLWHRLMGRGVLSTTFSGTNKIRAYAHCAKQSKGITILLINLDNSTTVEATFSDGKSSLHRKMPYYSRMMKLPLQSSIEKSREEYHLTPQGGNIHSQVMLLNGNVLSVNSDGDIPPLKPLYVSSSKPIRIAPFSIVFSHIPDAVVSACG from the exons ATGGGTTCTTGGATTCAGATTTTGTCTATATACTATTTGGCATGGTTcagtttttttgttgtgaacACAGTGAGTGATGAAAGTGGATATGATGAAGATGTGAAGAAAGGGAATGTTGTGATTGATGGTAGTTCTGTGATTGgaaatattgatgatgattttatttGTGCAACTTTGGATTGGTGGCCTCCTCAGAAATGTGATTATGGTACATGTAGTTGGGGTCTTGCTTCTCTTCTCAATCTG GACCTCAACAACAAGATTTTCTTAAATGCAGTGAAAG CGTTTTCACCATTGAAACTAAGATTAGGTGGCAGTTTGCAAGATTTACTGGTATATGGGACTGATGATTACAACAAACCATGCACTCCTTTTGTTAGAAACGCGTCTGAAATGTTTGGATTCTCACAAGGGTGCCTCCCAATGCCAAGATGGGACGAACTTAATCATTTCTTCCAAAAAGCAGG ggCGAAGATTATTTTTGGATTGAATGCTCTTTATGGAAAGTCGGTACATCGTGGTCATACAGAAGGACCTTGGAACTACACCAATGCTGAATCGTTTATTCAATACACTGTTGGAAAGAACTATGACATTCATGGATGGGAACTTG GTAATGAATTGAGTGGGGGTGGAGTTGGAACAAGTGTCTCTGTAGATCAATATGCTTATGATGTTATTGCTTTAAGAGACGTAGTTTACAATGCATATAAAGACGTTGAGCCAAAGCCATTAGTCATTGCGCCTGGAGGTTTCTTTGATGCAACGTGGTTTAAGGATTTTATAAGCAAATCTAATAAGTCTGTGGATGTGGTCACACACCACATTTATAGCCTTGGACCAG GAGTTGATACGCACCTTGTGGAAAAAATTCTGAATCCTTCCTATCTTGATAGAGACAAAACTACATTCAAAGGCCTGAAAAATGTTCTTGAAAGTACAGGAACCTCAGCAACAGCATGGGTTGGTGAGTCAGGAGGGGCTTATAACAGTGGCCATCATCTTGTATCCGATGCATTTGTGTATAGTTTCTG GTATTTGGATCAACTCGGTATGTCTGCTTCTTATGACACTAAAACTTATTGCAGACAGAGTTTGATAGGAGGAAACTATGGTTTACTCAATACCACCAATTTCCTTCCAAATCCAGACTACTATAG TGCTCTTCTTTGGCACCGACTCATGGGAAGAGGTGTACTATCAACTACCTTCTCAGGAACAAACAAGATACGAGCTTATGCGCACTGTGCAAAACAATCC AAAGGAATCACAATACTTTTGATCAACCTGGACAACAGCACAACCGTTGAAGCGACATTTAGCGATGGTAAGAGTTCCTTGCATAGAAAGATGCCTTACTATTCAAGAATGATGAAACTACCTCTTCAAAGTTCAATTGAAAAATCAAGAGAAGAGTACCATCTAACTCCACAGGGTGGAAATATACATAGCCAAGTCATGTTACTGAATGGAAATGTTTTAAGCGTAAACTCGGATGGTGATATTCCTCCTTTGAAGCCTCTATATGTAAGCTCATCAAAGCCGATAAGGATTGCTCCTTTCTCCATTGTATTTTCTCATATACCTGATGCTGTTGTTTCAGCTTGCGGCTAG
- the LOC25488362 gene encoding protein PHOX1, protein MGKKKKQVGETSEENGNHSNDGDKSPNAYDNDTLLFIAKAQELKEEGNKMFQKRDLRGAMVRYEKALKLLPRDHIDVSYVRSNMAACYMQMGLGEYPRAINECNLALEVTPKYGKALLKRARCYEALNRLDLALRDVSTVLKIEPNNIMALEISDKVKSALEDRGLRVNDEKIELPPDYVEPSFDVPSEKAKEKKQKKKSKKEKVKASDEIVEKQAEEKLEEKKEEDNIAPNKAEDDHLKEKKSNKSKKKAAKEKIDKQKEDVKEVNEEKSNGRSVDVPKKTAKLVFGDDIRWAQLPINCSLFQLREVICDRFPSLGAVLVKYRDQEGDLITITSDEELKWAETGSQGSIRLYIVEANPNHDPFYEKLHLNYVEKVEMDNAPKSGSVVKSKEIVSSSCVEDWIIKFADLFKNHVGFESDRYLDFHELGMKLYSEAVEETVTSEEAQGLFDMAGGKFQEMTALALFNWGNVHMSRARKKVYLTEEDSSKEHMCEQIKSSYEWAQKEYAKAGEKFEAAIKIKSDFYEGFLALGQQRFEQAKLSWYYALSSNIDLPTWPSTEVLHLYNNAEENMEKGMLIWEESQEQQLNETSTTGLDGLFENMSSDETAVLAANMRSQINLLWGTMLYERSLVEFKLGLPVWHESLETAIEKFEHAGASPTDVAVMLKNHCSNNTAVDGLGFKIDEIVQAWNEMYEAKKLQKGVSSFRLEPLFRRRVSKIYHAFELV, encoded by the exons atGGGGAAGAAAAAGAAGCAAGTAGGAGAAACAAGTGAAGAAAATGGGAATCATAGTAACGACGGTGATAAAAGTCCGAATGCGTATGATAATGATACTTTGTTGTTTATTGCCAAGGCTCAAGAGTTGAAGGAAGAAGGTAATAAGATGTTTCAAAAGAGGGATCTTCGAGGAGCTATGGTAAGGTATGAAAAAGCGCTCAAATTGCTTCCGAGAGATCATATAGATGTGTCGTATGTGCGGAGTAATATGGCTGCGTGCTATATGCAGATGGGACTTGGTGAGTACCCTAGGGCGATTAATGAATGCAATTTGGCTCTTGAAGTTACTCCGAAATACGGTAAAGCTTTGTTGAAGAGAGCGAGGTGTTACGAGGCTTTGAATAGATTGGATTTAGCATTGAGAGATGTTAGTACTGTTTTGAAGATAGAGCCGAATAATATCATGGCGTTGGAGATCTCAGATAAGGTGAAAAGTGCACTTGAAGATAGAGGGTTAAGAgtaaatgatgagaaaattgaGTTGCCTCCGGATTATGTCGAACCATCTTTTGATGTGCCTTCCGAAAAGGcgaaagaaaagaaacagaaGAAAAAGAGCAAAAAAGAGAAGGTGAAGGCTTCTGATGAAATTGTAGAGAAGCAAGCTGAGGAGAAActagaagagaagaaagaggagGACAACATTGCACCAAATAAGGCTGAGGACGATCATCTTAAAGagaaaaagagtaataaatCGAAAAAGAAGGCAGCCAAGGAAAAAATTGATAAGCAGAAAGAGGATGTTAAGGAGGTCAATGAAGAAAAAAGTAATGGTAGAAGCGTAGATGTACCTAAGAAAACAGCAAAACTTGTTTTTGGTGATGATATAAGATGGGCTCAATTGCCGATTAATTGCAGCCTTTTTCAGCTAAGAGAAGTTATTTGTGACAGGTTCCCAAGCCTAGGAGCAGTTCTTGTCAAATATAGAGATCAAGAAGGCGACTTGATCACAATCACTTCGGATGAAGAATTGAAGTGGGCTGAAACAGGATCACAGGGTTCTATTCGACTGTATATAGTAGAAGCTAATCCTAATCACGATCCATTCTATGAGAAACTTCATCTGAATTATGTGGAAAAGGTTGAAATGGATAATGCTCCTAAGAGCGGTAGTGTGGTGAAATCGAAGGAAATTGTTAGCTCATCTTGCGTTGAGGATTGGATAATAAAGTTCGcagatttgtttaaaaatcatgttGGGTTTGAATCCGACAGATACTTAGATTTTCATGAACTTGGGATGAAGCTCTATTCAGAGGCTGTGGAAGAGACGGTTACAAGTGAAGAAGCGCAAGGCCTATTTGACATGGCAGGAGGTAAGTTCCAAGAGATGACAGCTCTAGCATTGTTCAATTGGGGAAATGTGCATATGTCTAGGGCAAGGAAGAAAGTGTATTTAACCGAAGAAGATTCTTCTAAAGAGCATATGTGTGAACAAATTAAAAGTTCGTATGAATGGGCGCAGAAAGAATATGCAAAAGCTGGAGAAAAATTTGAAGCAGCCATTAAAATTAAGTCAGATTTTTACGAAGGCTTTCTTGCTCTTGGTCAGCAGCGGTTCGAACAAGCGAAACTTTCCTGGTATTATGCACTCAGTAGTAATATAGATTTACCAACATGGCCCTCCACAGAGGTTCTTCATCTTTACAACAATGCTGAGGAGAATATGGAAAAAGGAATGCTGATATGGGAAGAATCACAAGAGCAGCAGCTCAATGAAACCTCCACTACCGGGTTGGATGGGTTATTTGAAAATATGTCATCAGATGAAACTGCTGTGCTGGCGGCAAACATGAGGTCACAGATAAATCTCTTGTGGGGTACTATGCTGTATGAACGCTCACTTGTGGAATTCAAATTAGGGCTACCCGTATGGCATGAATCATTGGAAACTGCGATTGAGAAGTTTGAACATGCAGGAGCTTCTCCAACAGATGTAGCTGTAATGTTGAAAAACCACTGTTCAAATAACACTGCTGTAGATG GTCTAGGTTTCAAAATTGATGAAATAGTACAGGCATGGAATGAGATGTATGAAGCTAAAAAGTTGCAGAAAGGAGTTTCATCCTTTCGTTTGGAACCCTTGTTCAGAAGAAGGGTATCGAAGATTTACCATGCCTTTGAGCTTGTATGA